A region from the Bacteroidia bacterium genome encodes:
- a CDS encoding PD40 domain-containing protein: MSFKYSISLFIVVLLSINALAQSFIEIKNIRQSTRDYSELGASYFGNGFFYCSNSRENIIISKQGADNLSFYNVYFSPLNKFAQKEEAEALLQIINTDYNDGPLSTNGKILVFSKNYEPKKNARKEKTNVGLFICSKVSDIWQSPIPFPYNDEKYNFGHPSINDEGNTLYFTSDKPGGFGKYDIYVSYLRNGSWTSPKNLGKEINSTASELFPFVFQNSRLYFSNNYDSIYNYDIFYSDFQDGIWSKPVRLNEPINTKYNDFGFICDNTTENGFFTSDRNGNDDIYKFYSTLPAFENCDTLVERNYCYHFVEGKTVDLDTIPVVYEWDFGDSTKEKTFEADHCFPGPGAYNVSLNMIDTLTGDVYKMIASYLLSVEDPAGPYIICNDKVKVGEIVEFDGSQSNMPDKKIDQFIWSFSDNKKFVGQKISRTFDKPGTYQLNLGVTFDKDKSGTFQKQCVFKEIIVE; this comes from the coding sequence ATGAGCTTTAAATATTCCATATCATTGTTTATTGTTGTATTGCTAAGTATAAACGCATTAGCACAGTCATTTATAGAAATTAAGAATATAAGACAGAGCACCCGTGATTATAGTGAATTAGGTGCGTCATATTTTGGAAATGGATTTTTTTATTGTTCAAATTCAAGAGAGAATATAATTATTAGCAAACAAGGTGCAGATAATTTGTCTTTCTATAATGTTTATTTTTCACCGTTAAATAAATTTGCCCAGAAAGAAGAGGCTGAAGCATTATTGCAAATTATAAATACTGACTATAATGATGGTCCTCTTTCAACAAATGGTAAAATACTAGTTTTCTCAAAAAACTATGAACCAAAGAAAAATGCAAGAAAAGAAAAAACTAATGTAGGGCTTTTTATTTGTAGTAAAGTGAGTGATATCTGGCAAAGCCCAATTCCATTTCCGTATAATGATGAAAAATATAATTTTGGTCATCCTTCTATAAATGATGAGGGAAATACTTTGTATTTTACCTCTGATAAACCTGGTGGCTTCGGAAAATATGATATTTATGTTTCGTATTTAAGAAATGGTAGTTGGACAAGTCCGAAAAATCTTGGAAAAGAAATAAACAGTACAGCAAGTGAGTTATTTCCTTTTGTTTTTCAGAATTCCAGGCTATATTTTTCAAATAATTATGATAGTATTTATAATTACGATATATTTTATTCAGATTTTCAGGATGGAATCTGGTCAAAGCCTGTTCGACTAAATGAACCGATAAACACAAAGTATAACGATTTTGGTTTTATTTGTGATAACACAACGGAGAATGGTTTTTTTACATCTGACAGAAATGGGAATGATGATATTTATAAATTTTATTCTACACTTCCCGCATTTGAAAATTGTGATACATTAGTTGAAAGAAATTATTGTTATCATTTTGTTGAAGGAAAAACAGTTGATTTGGATACAATTCCGGTTGTTTATGAATGGGATTTTGGCGATAGCACTAAAGAAAAAACTTTTGAAGCCGATCATTGTTTTCCGGGACCAGGTGCATATAATGTTTCGTTAAATATGATAGATACTTTAACAGGCGATGTCTATAAAATGATAGCTTCTTACTTGTTATCTGTAGAAGATCCAGCAGGACCATATATAATTTGTAACGATAAAGTAAAGGTTGGTGAAATAGTTGAATTTGACGGAAGTCAGTCAAATATGCCTGATAAAAAAATAGACCAGTTTATTTGGTCGTTTTCTGATAATAAAAAATTTGTTGGTCAAAAAATTAGCAGAACATTCGATAAACCCGGTACTTATCAGTTAAATTTAGGTGTAACATTTGACAAGGATAAATCCGGAACATTTCAAAAACAATGTGTGTTTAAAGAGATAATAGTTGAGTAA
- a CDS encoding UbiX family flavin prenyltransferase, protein MKANKIIIAITGASGSVYAKQLLDKLLLLPLQPEIAVIFSDNGKKVWNFELDNQELDESKIKIFPANDFFSAVASGSAGYNSMIIVPCSMGTIGRIASGTSDNLIIRAADVMLKEKRQLIIVPRESPYNLIHIRNLETVLLAGAEIIPASPSFYSKPKSVNELVNTITERILSRLGYTDNTYKWGE, encoded by the coding sequence TTGAAAGCAAATAAAATAATAATAGCTATTACAGGTGCAAGTGGCTCTGTTTATGCAAAGCAATTGCTAGACAAATTATTATTATTACCATTACAACCAGAAATCGCAGTTATTTTTTCAGATAACGGAAAAAAAGTTTGGAACTTTGAACTTGATAACCAAGAATTAGACGAAAGCAAAATTAAAATATTTCCGGCAAACGATTTTTTTTCAGCTGTAGCAAGTGGTTCTGCAGGATATAATTCAATGATTATAGTACCCTGCTCAATGGGAACAATAGGCAGAATAGCATCAGGAACTTCAGATAATTTAATTATTCGTGCTGCAGATGTAATGTTAAAAGAAAAAAGACAATTAATAATAGTACCACGAGAAAGTCCGTATAATCTTATTCATATAAGAAATTTGGAAACAGTTCTTCTTGCAGGTGCCGAAATTATTCCAGCATCACCTTCTTTTTACAGTAAACCTAAGTCGGTTAATGAACTTGTAAATACTATTACCGAGAGAATTTTAAGCAGATTAGGTTACACTGACAATACATATAAATGGGGCGAATAA
- a CDS encoding PorT family protein → MRLTLYILVLVLATNLLFAQEGFKGGLLLGAVASQVDGDRLEGYYKGGAQAGVFVVNKFNKKTGITIEMKYIQKGSSVNHIDSINPQNNRYYKLRLNYVEVPFMFNFYMKKKFMLELGAGFSYLFRAREDTDGNGFMEPTPQFKKFDVPFVFGFCYYPFDKFHIDFRYSYSMLAIRNHPGNQTWYFNRGQYNNLLSFGMFLHF, encoded by the coding sequence ATGAGACTAACCCTTTATATTCTGGTATTAGTACTTGCTACTAATTTACTTTTTGCACAGGAAGGATTTAAAGGTGGTTTGTTATTAGGTGCTGTTGCTTCACAAGTTGATGGCGACAGATTAGAAGGTTATTACAAAGGTGGAGCTCAGGCAGGTGTTTTTGTTGTAAATAAGTTCAATAAAAAAACAGGTATTACCATTGAAATGAAATATATTCAAAAGGGTAGTTCGGTAAATCATATTGACAGTATTAATCCACAAAACAACAGGTACTATAAACTCAGATTAAACTATGTAGAAGTTCCGTTTATGTTTAACTTCTATATGAAAAAGAAATTTATGCTTGAATTAGGTGCAGGTTTTTCATATTTATTCAGAGCCCGTGAAGATACAGATGGTAATGGCTTTATGGAACCAACTCCTCAGTTTAAAAAATTTGATGTGCCATTTGTTTTTGGTTTCTGCTATTACCCATTCGATAAATTTCATATTGATTTCAGATATTCTTACTCAATGTTAGCAATTAGAAATCATCCCGGAAATCAGACCTGGTATTTTAACAGAGGACAGTATAACAATTTGTTATCATTTGGAATGTTTTTGCATTTTTAA
- the serS gene encoding serine--tRNA ligase → MLTLKLIQENKEFVIERLAVKNKNVSETVEKIIEFDNQRRSFQNQSDNKLAELNKVSQQIGQLMKSGQKEDAEKAKQVTVSLKEEISILGQKLADTEKQLHDVLVTLPNLPHSSVPVGKTPEDNEIVRSGGPAIKEDDKMVPHWDLAKKYDIIDFDLGNKITGAGFPVYKGKGAKFQRSLISFFLDEATNAGFREVIPPYMVNEDSGFGTGQLPDKEGQMYHDATDNLFLIPTAEVPVTNIFRDVVLNESEFPVKYTAYSPCFRREAGSYGKEVRGLNRLHQFDKVEIVVVANPKDSYDQLEKMVSHVENLLLKLELPYRILKLCGGDMSFTSALTYDFEVYSEAQKRWLEVSSVSNFESFQANRLKLRYKDEATKKNQLAHTLNGSALALPRIVAALLENNQTPEGIKVPEILTSYTGFKFID, encoded by the coding sequence ATGTTGACATTAAAGCTTATCCAGGAAAATAAAGAGTTTGTTATTGAACGTCTTGCAGTCAAAAATAAAAACGTAAGCGAAACAGTAGAAAAAATTATTGAATTCGATAACCAACGCAGAAGTTTTCAAAATCAATCTGATAACAAACTTGCTGAACTTAATAAAGTCTCTCAGCAAATTGGTCAGCTTATGAAATCGGGACAAAAAGAAGATGCCGAAAAAGCTAAACAAGTTACTGTTAGTTTAAAAGAAGAAATCAGCATACTTGGTCAAAAATTGGCCGATACCGAAAAGCAACTTCATGACGTTTTGGTAACATTACCAAATCTTCCTCATTCATCAGTACCAGTCGGAAAAACTCCAGAAGATAACGAGATAGTAAGATCTGGCGGACCTGCAATTAAAGAGGATGACAAAATGGTTCCTCATTGGGATCTTGCAAAAAAATATGACATCATTGATTTTGACCTTGGAAATAAAATTACTGGAGCTGGTTTCCCAGTTTATAAAGGAAAAGGAGCAAAATTTCAACGTTCACTTATAAGTTTCTTTTTGGATGAAGCTACAAATGCAGGTTTCCGTGAAGTAATTCCTCCTTACATGGTAAATGAAGATTCGGGATTTGGCACAGGACAGTTACCAGATAAAGAGGGACAAATGTATCACGATGCAACAGATAATTTATTTTTAATTCCAACAGCAGAAGTTCCGGTTACAAATATTTTTCGCGATGTAGTTTTAAATGAATCAGAATTTCCTGTAAAATATACTGCTTACTCTCCATGTTTCAGACGTGAAGCTGGTTCTTATGGAAAAGAAGTAAGAGGATTAAACCGTTTACATCAGTTTGACAAAGTAGAAATTGTTGTTGTAGCTAATCCAAAAGACTCTTATGACCAACTGGAGAAAATGGTTAGTCATGTTGAGAATTTATTGTTAAAACTTGAATTACCATACAGAATATTGAAGCTTTGCGGTGGCGATATGAGTTTCACCTCTGCCTTAACTTATGATTTTGAAGTTTATAGCGAAGCACAAAAACGTTGGTTAGAAGTTAGCTCTGTTTCAAATTTCGAATCATTTCAGGCTAATCGGTTAAAATTAAGATACAAAGACGAAGCTACTAAAAAGAACCAACTTGCTCATACCTTAAATGGAAGTGCCTTGGCATTACCAAGAATTGTTGCAGCATTATTAGAAAATAACCAAACTCCAGAAGGAATAAAAGTTCCTGAGATTTTAACATCATACACTGGCTTTAAATTTATTGACTAG
- the rpmA gene encoding 50S ribosomal protein L27, producing the protein MAHKKGAGSSHNGRESHSKRLGVKIYGGQLAVAGNIIVRQRGTVHNAGENVGMGRDHTLFALTDGRVVFKRKRNEKSYVSVEALPAE; encoded by the coding sequence ATGGCACATAAAAAAGGTGCGGGTAGTTCGCATAACGGTCGTGAATCGCATAGCAAAAGACTTGGTGTAAAAATATACGGTGGACAACTTGCAGTTGCAGGAAATATTATCGTTCGCCAAAGAGGTACAGTTCATAATGCAGGCGAAAATGTAGGCATGGGTAGAGATCATACTCTTTTTGCACTTACAGATGGCAGAGTAGTTTTCAAAAGAAAAAGAAACGAAAAATCATACGTTTCTGTTGAAGCTCTTCCGGCAGAATAG
- the rplU gene encoding 50S ribosomal protein L21 — protein MYAIVDIAGQQFKVEKGKKLYVHRLDATEGSSLEFEKVLLLDDNGKVKVGAPTVKGASVSAKVLSHLKGDKVLVFKKKRRKGYQKMNGHRQYLTQVEIENIKV, from the coding sequence ATGTACGCTATAGTTGACATTGCAGGGCAACAGTTTAAAGTGGAGAAAGGCAAGAAATTGTACGTTCACCGCCTAGATGCCACAGAAGGTAGCTCTTTGGAGTTCGAAAAAGTTCTTCTTCTTGATGATAACGGTAAAGTAAAAGTTGGCGCTCCTACAGTAAAAGGTGCTTCAGTTTCTGCTAAAGTTCTTTCTCACTTAAAAGGTGATAAAGTTCTAGTTTTCAAGAAAAAAAGACGTAAAGGATACCAGAAGATGAACGGTCATCGCCAGTATCTTACACAGGTAGAAATTGAAAATATTAAAGTTTAA
- a CDS encoding bifunctional nuclease family protein encodes MEKVRLSVLGLSYSETQSGAYALVLAEEDGDRRIPIIIGAFEAQAIAIELEGLKPPRPLTHDLFLQFAVSYHIDLLEVNIFKLEEGVFFSNLVFNHQKENVIVDSRTSDAVALALRFKCPIYTTKEVIEKAGIIIEFGKDKEKEQSKEINVFDEDDSSSKSGSKKSSKQQSFSKFELKDLDLMLKEAIRDEDYEKASRIRDEIKRRNQD; translated from the coding sequence ATGGAGAAAGTTAGACTATCAGTTTTAGGATTATCATATAGTGAAACACAATCAGGAGCTTATGCGCTGGTACTTGCTGAAGAAGATGGAGACAGAAGAATCCCAATTATTATTGGAGCTTTTGAAGCACAAGCAATAGCAATTGAACTTGAGGGATTAAAGCCACCCCGTCCACTTACACATGACTTGTTTTTACAATTTGCTGTATCATACCATATAGATTTATTAGAAGTAAATATTTTTAAATTAGAAGAAGGAGTGTTTTTTTCTAATCTGGTGTTTAATCATCAAAAAGAAAATGTTATAGTTGATTCCCGTACATCTGATGCAGTTGCTCTTGCACTCAGATTTAAATGTCCGATATATACCACTAAAGAAGTTATTGAAAAAGCAGGAATTATAATTGAATTTGGCAAAGACAAAGAAAAGGAACAGTCAAAAGAAATAAATGTTTTTGACGAAGATGATAGCAGTTCAAAAAGCGGATCAAAAAAATCTTCAAAACAACAGTCTTTCTCAAAGTTTGAATTAAAAGATCTGGACTTAATGCTTAAAGAAGCAATTCGGGATGAAGATTACGAAAAAGCATCTCGAATTAGAGACGAAATAAAGCGCAGGAATCAAGATTGA
- a CDS encoding nucleoside permease, with the protein MGIKLRLTLMNFLQFFIWGSWLITIANYWFGTKGWGPDGFGMIFMTLGIASIIMPTLIGILADRWVNAEKVYGLIHILSGIAVFCLSMANSPSQFFWIMLAAMLFYMPTIALTNSIAYNALKKNGYDVVKDFPSIRVWGTIGFIAAMWVTNLTGNKATEVQFYISAAAALVLGIYSFTLPKCPPQKQSAEKQSFVKLWGLDAFKLFANYKMFLFFVFSMFLGAALQLTNMYGDVFLDEFKNIPEFASSFVVKYSTIIMSISQISETLFILAIPFFLRRFGIKKVMLMSMIAWFLRFGLFSFGNPGDLLWMIILSNIIYGMAFDFFNISGSLFVETQCKPEIRSSSQGLFMMMTNGLGSIIGSLVSGLIINSFFMSESGEKDWHGIWLAFAIYSLIVAILFAVFFKHKHVPADVNAQSINH; encoded by the coding sequence ATGGGTATTAAGCTACGTCTTACATTGATGAATTTTCTCCAGTTTTTTATATGGGGATCATGGTTAATTACAATAGCAAATTATTGGTTTGGTACGAAAGGCTGGGGACCTGATGGTTTCGGAATGATATTTATGACCCTTGGAATCGCATCTATTATAATGCCTACATTAATCGGGATTTTAGCTGACAGGTGGGTTAATGCAGAAAAAGTATATGGATTAATTCATATTCTTAGTGGTATTGCTGTTTTTTGTCTTTCTATGGCAAATTCCCCTTCCCAGTTTTTCTGGATAATGTTAGCGGCAATGCTTTTTTATATGCCAACAATAGCTCTTACTAATTCAATTGCATATAATGCATTGAAAAAAAATGGTTATGATGTGGTTAAAGATTTTCCTTCAATAAGGGTTTGGGGTACTATAGGTTTTATTGCAGCAATGTGGGTAACAAATCTTACTGGAAATAAAGCTACTGAAGTTCAGTTTTACATTTCAGCAGCAGCAGCACTTGTTTTAGGCATTTATTCTTTTACATTACCAAAATGTCCGCCACAAAAACAAAGTGCAGAAAAACAATCATTTGTTAAACTTTGGGGTTTAGATGCATTTAAATTATTTGCAAACTATAAAATGTTTCTATTCTTTGTTTTCTCAATGTTTTTGGGTGCCGCATTACAGCTTACGAATATGTACGGAGATGTGTTTTTAGATGAATTCAAGAATATTCCGGAATTTGCTTCGTCATTTGTTGTTAAATATTCAACAATAATAATGTCTATTTCTCAAATTTCAGAAACATTATTTATCCTTGCAATTCCTTTTTTTCTTAGAAGATTTGGAATTAAAAAGGTAATGTTAATGAGTATGATAGCATGGTTTTTAAGATTTGGTTTATTCTCATTTGGAAACCCTGGCGATCTTTTGTGGATGATAATATTATCAAATATTATTTATGGAATGGCGTTCGATTTCTTTAATATTTCAGGTTCTTTATTTGTTGAAACACAATGTAAGCCCGAAATCAGATCCAGTTCTCAGGGATTGTTTATGATGATGACAAATGGTTTGGGATCAATAATTGGATCATTGGTATCTGGTTTAATAATAAATTCCTTTTTTATGTCAGAATCGGGAGAAAAAGATTGGCATGGAATATGGCTCGCATTCGCAATTTATTCGCTAATTGTAGCGATATTATTTGCTGTATTTTTTAAACATAAACATGTGCCAGCTGATGTAAATGCTCAATCAATAAATCATTAA
- a CDS encoding thymidylate synthase translates to MKQYLDLLDHVIKNGNVKEDRTGTGTYSIFGHQMRFDLSKGFPLVTTKKVHLKSIIYELLWFLNGDTNIKYLNDNGVNIWNEWADMDGNLGPVYGHQWRSWNNYEGKAIDQITQVVESIKNNPDSRRHLVSAWNVGEINNMALPPCHIIFQFYVAGGKLSCQLYQRSADLFLGVPFNIASYALLTMMIAQVTDLKPGDFVHTFGDAHIYKNHIDQVKLQMSREIRPLPKMKINPHVKNIFSFKYSDFTLEGYDPHPLIKGEVAV, encoded by the coding sequence ATGAAGCAATATCTTGATTTATTAGATCATGTTATAAAAAACGGAAATGTAAAAGAAGACCGTACAGGAACCGGTACATATAGTATCTTCGGTCATCAGATGAGGTTTGATTTAAGTAAAGGCTTTCCGCTTGTTACAACAAAAAAGGTACATCTTAAATCAATTATTTACGAATTGTTATGGTTTTTAAACGGCGACACTAATATTAAATATTTAAATGATAATGGTGTAAATATCTGGAATGAGTGGGCAGATATGGATGGAAACTTAGGACCAGTTTATGGACACCAGTGGCGCTCATGGAATAATTATGAAGGTAAAGCAATTGATCAGATTACACAAGTTGTTGAATCGATAAAAAATAATCCCGATTCCCGCAGACATCTTGTTAGTGCTTGGAATGTAGGTGAAATAAATAATATGGCATTGCCTCCTTGTCACATTATTTTTCAGTTTTATGTTGCTGGGGGAAAATTATCATGTCAGCTTTATCAGAGAAGTGCCGATTTATTTTTGGGGGTTCCTTTTAATATTGCCTCCTATGCTTTGTTAACAATGATGATTGCACAGGTTACTGATTTAAAACCCGGAGACTTTGTACATACATTTGGTGATGCTCATATTTATAAAAATCATATCGACCAGGTTAAACTTCAAATGTCAAGAGAAATAAGACCTTTACCAAAAATGAAGATAAACCCGCATGTGAAAAATATTTTCAGTTTTAAGTATTCAGATTTTACATTAGAAGGTTATGATCCGCATCCTTTAATAAAAGGTGAGGTAGCGGTTTAA
- a CDS encoding methylated-DNA--[protein]-cysteine S-methyltransferase — MSTDQIFTSYLKCPIGIIEIKAFAEALFSVKILSEDSIINFQEANEVEIIEIAKMQLDEYFNKVRKHFDLPLVYEGTEFQQKVWKEVGKIPFGKTKSYGQLAIELGKKELTRAVGAANGKNPLWIIVPCHRVVGSNNELVGYAGGMWRKQWLLEHEDAQSRLF, encoded by the coding sequence ATGTCTACAGATCAGATTTTTACAAGTTATCTGAAATGCCCAATTGGTATTATTGAGATAAAAGCATTTGCTGAAGCATTGTTTTCTGTTAAAATATTGTCAGAAGACTCTATAATTAATTTTCAAGAGGCTAATGAAGTAGAAATAATTGAAATTGCTAAAATGCAATTAGATGAGTATTTTAACAAAGTGCGCAAACATTTTGATTTACCTTTGGTTTATGAAGGCACTGAATTTCAACAGAAAGTGTGGAAAGAAGTAGGGAAAATTCCTTTTGGAAAAACAAAATCATATGGGCAACTTGCAATAGAACTTGGAAAAAAAGAATTAACAAGGGCAGTTGGTGCTGCAAACGGAAAAAATCCTTTGTGGATAATTGTTCCATGTCACAGAGTTGTTGGAAGCAATAATGAACTTGTAGGATATGCAGGTGGAATGTGGCGAAAACAGTGGCTTCTGGAACATGAAGATGCTCAATCAAGATTATTTTAA
- a CDS encoding D-alanine--D-alanine ligase: MKLKIAVLSGGNSSEAEISIKSGRQVVNWIDKEKFDVYPIIIMGTRWTLGDEGGPVINKTDFSVIVDGEKIKFDFAYIIVHGTPGENGLMAGYFELLGIPHSTCNTLVSSLTFDKYFCKLALRDIDLLMAKAILVKKNQKITPEEIVKAVGLPCFIKPNAGGSSCGTSKAKTIEEIPAALDFAFKEDNEIIIEEFIKGTEISCGVLKTKEKTFLFPATEIVTKNDFFDYEAKYTPGMSEEITPARIPDHVAKECHRLSLAVYEFFGCKGIVRVDYIIRDEKLYFLEINTIPGMSEASIIPQQGRVYGISMTELLTKVIEDILN, from the coding sequence ATGAAACTAAAAATTGCAGTTCTTTCAGGAGGAAACTCCTCAGAAGCAGAGATTTCCATAAAAAGTGGCAGACAAGTAGTAAATTGGATAGATAAGGAAAAATTCGATGTTTACCCCATAATAATTATGGGAACAAGGTGGACACTTGGTGATGAAGGGGGTCCTGTAATAAATAAAACCGACTTTAGTGTTATTGTAGATGGCGAAAAAATTAAATTCGATTTTGCATATATTATTGTTCATGGAACTCCGGGCGAAAACGGATTAATGGCTGGATATTTTGAATTACTTGGAATTCCCCACTCAACATGTAACACCCTTGTTTCTTCACTAACATTCGACAAATATTTTTGTAAACTGGCACTCCGTGATATTGATTTGTTAATGGCAAAAGCTATTCTGGTTAAAAAGAATCAGAAAATAACACCTGAAGAAATTGTAAAAGCAGTTGGCTTACCTTGCTTTATTAAACCAAATGCAGGAGGCTCGAGTTGTGGCACTTCAAAAGCAAAAACTATTGAAGAGATACCTGCAGCACTTGATTTTGCTTTTAAAGAAGATAATGAAATTATTATCGAAGAATTTATTAAAGGTACTGAAATTTCATGCGGGGTTTTAAAAACAAAAGAAAAAACATTTTTGTTTCCAGCAACTGAAATAGTAACAAAAAATGATTTTTTTGATTACGAAGCAAAGTACACACCTGGCATGAGTGAAGAAATTACACCTGCACGCATACCAGATCATGTAGCAAAAGAATGCCACCGCCTTTCACTTGCTGTTTATGAATTCTTTGGTTGTAAAGGAATAGTCAGAGTTGATTATATAATAAGAGATGAAAAATTATATTTTCTTGAAATAAATACTATTCCGGGAATGAGTGAAGCAAGTATTATTCCTCAACAAGGCAGAGTTTACGGTATTAGCATGACAGAACTTTTAACAAAGGTTATCGAAGATATTTTAAACTAG
- a CDS encoding adenine phosphoribosyltransferase, translating to MNLKDKIRSIPHWPIESVTFRDITTLMQDPEGFNEACNRFYERYKDQKIDKIAGIDARGFVFGAVLAKQLGIGFIPVRKKGKLPFKTISEKYDLEYGTAELELHSDAISKGERIVIVDDLIATGGTVNAAIKLVEKLGGEVVECAFVVELPELKGREKIKGHKIFSMVEFEGE from the coding sequence ATAAATTTAAAAGATAAAATCCGTTCAATACCTCACTGGCCTATTGAGTCAGTAACATTCAGAGATATTACTACATTAATGCAGGACCCGGAAGGATTTAATGAAGCATGTAATCGCTTTTACGAAAGGTATAAAGATCAAAAGATTGATAAAATTGCCGGCATAGATGCAAGAGGTTTTGTATTTGGTGCTGTATTGGCAAAGCAATTGGGAATAGGTTTTATTCCTGTCAGAAAAAAAGGTAAACTTCCTTTTAAAACTATTTCTGAAAAATACGATTTGGAATATGGTACTGCTGAACTTGAACTTCATTCTGATGCAATTTCTAAGGGCGAACGCATTGTTATAGTTGATGATTTAATCGCTACAGGTGGAACGGTTAACGCTGCTATCAAATTAGTAGAAAAACTTGGTGGCGAAGTTGTAGAATGTGCATTTGTAGTTGAATTACCCGAGTTAAAGGGTCGCGAAAAAATTAAAGGACACAAAATTTTTTCGATGGTAGAATTTGAAGGTGAATAA